A genomic segment from Dermatobacter hominis encodes:
- a CDS encoding ferritin-like domain-containing protein, producing MSTNEELIGRADVDDLEAILAVTNTDRDEVISAVRQNSEAIFTWDYEKGARPALDKLYEKAKVSMWNGETDLPWETEVDQESIVIANAEQNGAQGLGLADFDVTGTPFEHWTEDQWMRLGIESQNWTLSQFMHGEQGALICTAKIVETVPWIDAKYYASTQVMDEARHVEVFAKYLDTKLSGHYPVNAHLKMLLDDIVSDSRWDMTYLGMQVMVEGLALAAFGFMHQMSTEPLLKQLLRYVMSDEARHVAFGVLSLQEYYQGLTDAEIFERQQFAFEAAVRMRDRFLQQEVWERMDVPVKEAIELVMRTPTRQMFQMMLFSKIVPNCKKLGLLDRNDAWLRRRFEEIGVIQFEDWVDTGEEYESFALTDADQRTA from the coding sequence ATGAGCACCAACGAGGAGCTGATCGGCCGGGCCGACGTCGACGACCTGGAGGCGATCCTGGCCGTCACCAACACCGACCGCGACGAGGTCATCTCGGCCGTCCGCCAGAACTCCGAGGCGATCTTCACGTGGGACTACGAGAAGGGCGCCCGGCCCGCGCTCGACAAGCTCTACGAGAAGGCCAAGGTCTCCATGTGGAACGGGGAGACCGACCTGCCGTGGGAGACCGAGGTCGACCAGGAGTCGATCGTGATCGCCAACGCCGAGCAGAACGGCGCCCAGGGCCTGGGCCTGGCCGACTTCGACGTGACCGGCACGCCGTTCGAGCACTGGACCGAGGACCAGTGGATGCGCCTCGGGATCGAGAGCCAGAACTGGACGCTCAGCCAGTTCATGCACGGTGAGCAGGGTGCGCTCATCTGCACGGCCAAGATCGTCGAGACGGTGCCGTGGATCGACGCCAAGTACTACGCCTCGACCCAGGTCATGGACGAGGCCCGACACGTCGAGGTCTTCGCCAAGTACCTCGACACCAAGCTGAGCGGGCACTACCCGGTCAACGCCCACCTGAAGATGCTGCTCGACGACATCGTCAGCGACAGCCGGTGGGACATGACCTACCTGGGCATGCAGGTCATGGTCGAGGGGCTGGCGCTGGCCGCCTTCGGCTTCATGCACCAGATGTCGACCGAGCCGCTCCTCAAGCAGCTGCTCCGCTACGTCATGAGCGACGAGGCCCGCCACGTCGCATTCGGCGTGCTGTCGCTGCAGGAGTACTACCAGGGCCTCACCGACGCCGAGATCTTCGAGCGCCAGCAGTTCGCGTTCGAGGCCGCCGTGCGCATGCGGGACCGCTTCCTCCAGCAGGAGGTGTGGGAGCGCATGGACGTGCCGGTCAAGGAGGCCATCGAGCTCGTCATGCGGACGCCCACCCGCCAGATGTTCCAGATGATGCTGTTCTCTAAGATCGTGCCGAACTGCAAGAAGCTCGGCCTGCTCGACCGCAACGACGCCTGGCTGCGCCGCCGGTTCGAGGAGATCGGCGTCATCCAGTTCGAGGACTGGGTGGACACGGGC